Proteins encoded by one window of Chondromyces crocatus:
- a CDS encoding DUF1513 domain-containing protein: MLDAGAELSPEVPEPVGATRLGVLVGGSSYIHARDQRVSFAVDLLDLDRNELRTIPVDFLAHGFTTHPTRPRLAALFEKRGPSACLVDLAEARLLQPLLATTGRAFYGHGAFSPDGTQLYAVEIRTDTHAGLITIRDTTTLRVLEELPTYGDNPHDCVLLDDEKTLVVTNGGGDLQSKRDPSVTFIDLTSRKLLERIILPDPKINAGHIAVTSRGDFALVSAPRDGLDEKTALGGLSLRSQKRRPERMKAPSAIVSRMVGESLSVAIHEPSRVVAATSPHGGLLTFWHLDRKKLLKSFDLESVRGVTLSLDQSTFIVTHGRGSRLFITTDTLELVAGSETTTGRFTGSHVYTWRPS, translated from the coding sequence ATGCTCGATGCCGGCGCCGAACTCTCCCCAGAGGTCCCAGAACCCGTCGGAGCGACACGCCTCGGAGTCCTCGTTGGAGGCTCGAGCTACATCCACGCGCGCGACCAGCGCGTGTCCTTCGCCGTCGATCTGCTCGACCTGGATCGCAACGAGCTGCGCACCATCCCGGTCGACTTCCTCGCGCACGGCTTCACGACGCACCCCACTCGCCCACGCCTGGCAGCCCTCTTCGAGAAGCGCGGCCCCAGCGCTTGCCTCGTCGACCTCGCCGAAGCGCGGCTGCTCCAGCCGCTCCTCGCGACCACCGGGCGGGCCTTCTACGGTCATGGCGCCTTCTCACCCGATGGCACGCAGCTCTACGCCGTCGAGATCCGGACGGACACCCACGCCGGGCTCATCACCATCCGCGATACCACCACCCTCCGTGTGCTGGAAGAACTCCCGACCTACGGGGACAACCCGCACGACTGCGTGCTTCTCGACGACGAGAAGACCCTCGTCGTCACCAATGGCGGTGGCGACCTGCAGAGCAAGCGCGACCCTTCCGTCACCTTCATCGACCTGACCTCCCGCAAGCTGCTCGAGCGCATCATCTTGCCCGATCCCAAGATCAACGCCGGGCACATCGCCGTGACGAGCCGAGGCGATTTCGCGCTGGTATCCGCGCCCCGCGATGGACTGGACGAGAAGACCGCGCTCGGTGGCCTCTCTCTCCGAAGCCAGAAGCGCAGACCCGAGCGCATGAAGGCCCCTTCCGCCATCGTCTCCCGGATGGTGGGCGAGTCCCTCAGCGTTGCAATCCACGAGCCTTCCCGGGTCGTCGCAGCCACGAGCCCTCACGGCGGTCTGCTCACGTTCTGGCACCTCGACCGAAAGAAGCTGCTCAAGAGCTTCGATCTGGAGTCCGTCCGTGGAGTCACCCTGTCGCTGGACCAGAGCACCTTCATCGTGACGCACGGCCGAGGATCCCGGCTCTTCATCACGACGGACACCCTGGAGCTCGTCGCGGGTAGCGAGACCACCACCGGCCGCTTCACCGGCTCTCACGTGTACACCTGGCGCCCCTCCTGA